The sequence GACCTCATCCGTTTCGGACTTATTCCTGAATTTACAGGCCGCATTTCGGTCATCACCTCGCTCACCGAATTGAACGAGGACGATCTGATGCGTATCCTGCAGGAGCCCAAGAACGCTCTCATCAAACAGTACCAGAAGATGTTCGAGCTTGAGAACGTGGAACTCAAATTCACGCAAAATGCCTTGAAGGCCCTGGCCGCCAGAGCCATCAAGCTGGAAACCGGGGCCCGGGGCCTGCGGTCCGTGATGGAATCCATCATGCTCGACATCATGTACACTCTGCCGTCCACCAAGGACGTGACGGAATGCGTTATCAACAAGGCCGTGGTGGAAGAGGGCAAGGAACCTTTGCTCCTGTACAAACCCGAGGCCAAGAGCGCCTGACCATCCGTGGTCGGCCAAGACCTGCGAGACCAACCATGACCGATGCCATTGTTTTCGAGAAATCCACCTACGGGAGCATGATCCTTCCGGTCATGTCCCTGCGCGAAGTGGTCATGTTCCCCAAGTCCATCGTGCCTCTTTTCGTGGGCCGGGACTCTTCCATCAAGGCCATCGAGATGGCCTTGGACAAATACGAGAAGCGGATTTTTCTGGTCGCCCAGAAGGACCCCGGCCAGGAGCGTCCCGATGTGGACGGCCTCTACGCCGTGGGCACGGTCAGCAAGGTGTTGCAGATGCTGCGCCTGCCCGACGGGACCATCAAGGTGCTCTTCGAGGGCCTGTACCGCGCGTCCTGGGACCATGAGCGCGGGCTCATGATCGAGGACGATATCCAGATGGTGCGGACCACCGCGCTGCCTGACATCGAGGGTAGTCTCATGGAAGGGGAAGCCCTGGTCCGTGCCACCCACGAGGCGGTGGAGGAGTACTCTCAGGTCAACCGCAAGCTGGCCAAGGAGACTATCCTGGCCATTACCAGCGTGTCCCAGCCCGGCCGTCTGGCCGACAGCATCGCCCCTCATCTCAAAGCCACCTACGATCGCAAGCAGGGTGTTCTCGAACTGCGCAATCCCGTCCGTCGTCTGGAGCGGGTCTATGAACTCATCCAGGAAGAGGTCGAGGTCTTTTCGCTGGAAAAGAAGATCAAGGGCCGGGTCAAGAAGCAGATGGAGGAGAACCAGAAGGATTACTACCTCGGCGAGCAACTCAAAGCCATCCACAAGGAAATGGGGCGCGACTTCGATCCCAAGGCCGACATGGAGGAGCTCGAAGTCCAGCTCAAAGACAAGGACATGCCCGCAGAGGCCCGCGCCAAGGCTATGGCCGAGATGAAGAAGCTGCGTCAGACTCCGCCGTCCTCGGCCGAGTATGCGGTGCTGCGCAACTACGTGGACTGGATCCTGGCTCTGCCCTGGAACGTGGTCCGCGACGTGGACATCGACATCAAGCAGGCGCAGAAGATTCTGGATGACGACCACTACGGGCTGGAAAAGCCCAAGGAGCGCATTCTCGAATACCTGGCCGTGCAGGCGCTGGTCAAAAAATTGCGCGGCCCCATCCTGTGTCTGGTCGGCCCTCCCGGCGTGGGCAAGACATCCTTGGCCAAATCCATCGCCCGGGCCACGGGGCGCGAGTTCGTGCGCCTGTCGCTGGGCGGCGTGCGCGACGAAGCCGAGATTCGCGGCCATCGACGTACCTATGTCGGAGCCCTGCCGGGCAAGATCATCCAGTCCCTGAAGCGCGTCTCGACCAACAATCCGGTCTTCTGCCTGGACGAGGTCGACAAGATGAGCATGGATTTTCGCGGCGACCCTTCGGCCGCGCTGCTTGAAGTGCTCGACCCGGAACAGAACAGCGCCTTCAACGACCATTACCTGGACATGGACTACGACCTGTCCCAGGTCTTTTTCATCACCACTGCCAATTCCTTGCAGACCATTCCGCTGCCTCTGCAGGACCGCATGGAGATCATCACCATCCCCGGCTACCTGGAGACGGAGAAGGAACGCATCGCTTCGGATTTTCTGCTGCCCAAGCAGCTTGAGCAGCATGGTCTCAAACCCGAGAACCTGAGCATGTCCAAGGGCGCGATCCTTGAGATCATCCGCCGCTACACCCGCGAATCCGGGGTGCGCAACATGGAGCGCGAGCTGGCCTCGGTCTGCCGCAAGGTGGCCAGGGCCCTGGTGGAAGAGGGCGACATGGACAAGACCGTGGCCGTGACCAAGTCCATGCTCGGCACCTACCTTGGAGTTCCCAAGGTTCGCCACGGCCAGCGCGAGGAAGAGGCCCAGGTCGGCGTGGCCACGGGCCTGGCCTGGACCCAGGTCGGCGGAGAGCTGCTGTTTGTGGAAGTGGCGCTCATGCCCGGCACGGGCAAGATCGAGATCACCGGCAAACTTGGCGACGTCATGCAGGAATCGGCCAAGGCGGCCATCAGCTACATCCGTTCCCGGTCGGAATTTTTCGGGCTGCGCAAGGATTTCTACAAGGAGATCGACACCCACATCCACGTGCCCGAAGGGGCCACGCCCAAGGACGGGCCTTCGGCCGGGATCACGCTGGCCACCTGCCTGGCCTCGGCCCTGCTCGACATCCCCGTGCGCAACGACGTGGCCATGACCGGGGAGATCACCCTGCGCGGCCGGGTTCTGCCCATCGGCGGGGTGCGCGACAAGCTCCTGGCCGCCCACCGGGGGCTCATCACAAAAGTGCTGATGCCCAAGGAGAACGAGCGGGATCTGAAGGAAGTGCCGAAAGTCATCCTGAAGGATCTGGAGATCGTCTTTGTCGAGAACATGGACCAGGTGCTCTGCGAGGCCTTAAAAGACGTCACCATGGAGACGCTTTTCTGCCCGACCGCCGATATCATCCCGGTCTCCAAGGCCCTGCACAAGGGGCATGAGTTTACAAGCACGCAGTAATCGTATTTCGCGGGAAATGATTCAAACGCGAGAACCCCCGTCGCGCAAGCGGCGGGGGTTCTCGCGTTTGTTTTAGGCTGCGCCAGGGACTTCTCGTCGAGAGAATAATGTCTTCAGCCAAGCCGACGGTTTTTTTCCGGGGCTGGAGGTGGATTCACCCCATGCGGTAGACCCAGACGGGCTTGTCCGCCCGGTTTCGGAGCACGACGACAGGTTTCAGCGTCGGGGCTTCGAATTCAAGGCTGACCAGCCAGCTTCCTTGGGAAAGCTCCTGCCTTGCTTTCGCTGCTGCCGGTCCCATGCTCTCGGGTCGCTGAAACATGTAGACCATGGAGTAGCCCGACCAATCCTCTTTCCAGATATCCGCGTGGCGTACTCGGGCGAAAGGGCAGCGCCAGGCGCACAAAAAGCGCAGGGGCCAGCTTTTCTCGAGCCCGTCAAGCTGCGCCACAGGATAGACCCGGTGCAACTCCGCAAGCCCCGCACCGAGTCCGCAACCGGCGTCCAGAATGCGATCCGTGCATTTGAGCGGCGCGATCGTGTCCAATCCGTCCAGAATGCCATGGGGAGTGGGGAAGAGCGGGGCGTCCCGCCAGGCGCTCATGGGGTAGAGGAGCAGCAAAAGTCCAAGCGGGATGAGCCAGGCCCAGGGCGAAAGCCCGGCTCCGAGGTTTGAGGCGGCCAAAGACAGGGGAAAGCCGGCGCTGATGAAAAGTTTGCGCCAGGCAGAGGCGGCGCGCAGGCCGGCCGCGAAACCAAGGCTTGTGGCCAGGATCAGACTCCACAAAACAGGAATTTGCAGGGCACTCAGGCTCAGGAAAAGCGCCCAGCACACGCTCCAGGCGATAAGGGCGGGTAGCGGCCACGGCAGGACCGGGCGGCGGCCTGGGGCGTGATCTGTACTACCCGGCACGGGCTTTGGCCGAGTTTTGGGTCTGGTCATGCTGATTCCGGAAAAAGGGTGAGCCTTGAAGGCCGGACTGTGCGGGAAACGCGGGCAAAAGAAAAGGGGCGCAGAGTATGCGGAGGCGCGTTTTTTTGTTGTGATCCCTGCGGTTTTATGCTGCGCTGCCAGCGCAATGAAACACGATTCCTCCACCTCCGCTCCAACCGATCTGGCCCAGGCCCGCGCCACGCGCAACCCTTTGCGAAAGCTCTATTACTGGGTCCTGCATTGGGCTGCCACGCCCTATGCCCTGCCCGCCCTGGTGGTTTTGTCCTTTGCCGAGAGCTCTTTTTTTCCGGTGCCGCCCGACGTGCTGCTCATCGCCTTGTGCTTTTCGACGCCCGCGCGTTGGTTCAAGCTGGCCGCCTGGTGCACCGCGGCCTCGGTTGTGGGCGGACTGCTTGGCTATTTCATTGGTTGGGGTCTGTGGGAGACGGTGGGGCAGCCCATCGTACGGATGTATCATGGCGAGGCCGTGGTGGAGATGGTCCGCGTCTGGTACGAAAATTACGGATTTTTCGGCGTGCTGGTCGCGGCGGTGACGCCCATTCCCTACAAGGTCTTCACCATCGCTTCCGGCATGATGAGTTTTGATTTGGCACAGTTCGTCCTGGCCTCGGTGCTGGGCAGGGCGATGCGCTTTTTCCTGGTGGCCGGCCTCATCCGCCTCTATGGGGCGCGCATCAAGCCCTTTATGGAACGGCATTTCGAGCTGGCCGCTTCGGCCCTGGTTGTCCTGGCCATTCTCGGGTTCATGGCCATCAAATACCTGAAATAGCGCCTCCCCTTCGCGGAGCAAAACCTCTGTCAGTTTTTGGGCCAGATCTTGGTCAAGGCGCGCATGCTCTTGCTCTCCACCCAGGGCGCGGTGGTTCGCGCGTACTCCGTGAAATGGGGCGTTTCACGGTGGATGCCGTAGAACGTCGCCGCATCCGTATATGATTCGTAAAGGGTGATGCGGGACGGGTCTTCGGGGTTTTCGAGGATGTCGAAGCCAAGACATCCCTCTTCCCTGCTCATGGAATTCTCTCCCTGTCTGAGCACCGCTTCCCTGAAATTCTCCACGAATTCTTTTTTGATAACGATATCGACGATGACGACGAACATGAATCCCTCCGGTTTTGTATCGGCCGGGGAGGCGCTCCGCCCTGTCTGATCGGCTCCCCGGCCGGACTGGGCAGGATTTTCTCCCGGCGACGTGCATGAGAAGCGACGGGGTGCAAAAACGCCCCGGCGGCATTTGCGTTTGTCCACCTTGGCGGTGCCGCCTCGTCCGCCATCGTGTCGCTAACAAACCAGATGGCGGTCGTTTCGCAGCCGCTTGAGTAGCGTTCGCAACGTATTTTTTTAGCACTCAGCGGGTTTCCTGCCAAGAGAGATTTGCCAGCCATCTTTAAGAGTGCCATTGAATTCAGGCAGGTGTCTGGTCAGACGGAACTTGGCCTCGGACCGGGTAGGATAACAGGCGCGCGGTATTGGCTTCTCATTTTTTGCGGTGATGAGTATTGACAGAATTGGGCCTGCCGGGATAATTCGCGCTCATACGAATTAGTCGCGTCTAATAATTATTTGTTGTGAGTCGAGACTGCTGACGGTGTTACTCTTCTGTTTACGGGTGCTTTGGGAAGGTAGTATGTGGCGTAAAGACGTTGTGTATAAAAATAGTTAGCTGTGTCTAATAAATGTGTGCGCACCGCTACCGATCTTTCGAGACATGACGCGGCGCGATGTTCACGGCCGGGAAAGATGAACGGGATATTGCGCCTCGTTCATGGGGACAATGAAAATCAATCGAAATCGTGGAGGATATATGTGTTTCAAGCTGGATAACGGATCGGAATTGTTTTCGATTCAGGAAATGCACCGGTTGCGAAAGAACTCGAGCGGCGTGATGGGGTCACGGTCATGGGCCAGAAAGACGGGCATCGGGGACGCGCAAAGCCTTGAAAATAGCGATGGGGCGGGTTCCTGCCAAGACGAGAGCAAGCGACGCGATGCCGTGGAAAAGC is a genomic window of Desulfomicrobium baculatum DSM 4028 containing:
- the lon gene encoding endopeptidase La — its product is MTDAIVFEKSTYGSMILPVMSLREVVMFPKSIVPLFVGRDSSIKAIEMALDKYEKRIFLVAQKDPGQERPDVDGLYAVGTVSKVLQMLRLPDGTIKVLFEGLYRASWDHERGLMIEDDIQMVRTTALPDIEGSLMEGEALVRATHEAVEEYSQVNRKLAKETILAITSVSQPGRLADSIAPHLKATYDRKQGVLELRNPVRRLERVYELIQEEVEVFSLEKKIKGRVKKQMEENQKDYYLGEQLKAIHKEMGRDFDPKADMEELEVQLKDKDMPAEARAKAMAEMKKLRQTPPSSAEYAVLRNYVDWILALPWNVVRDVDIDIKQAQKILDDDHYGLEKPKERILEYLAVQALVKKLRGPILCLVGPPGVGKTSLAKSIARATGREFVRLSLGGVRDEAEIRGHRRTYVGALPGKIIQSLKRVSTNNPVFCLDEVDKMSMDFRGDPSAALLEVLDPEQNSAFNDHYLDMDYDLSQVFFITTANSLQTIPLPLQDRMEIITIPGYLETEKERIASDFLLPKQLEQHGLKPENLSMSKGAILEIIRRYTRESGVRNMERELASVCRKVARALVEEGDMDKTVAVTKSMLGTYLGVPKVRHGQREEEAQVGVATGLAWTQVGGELLFVEVALMPGTGKIEITGKLGDVMQESAKAAISYIRSRSEFFGLRKDFYKEIDTHIHVPEGATPKDGPSAGITLATCLASALLDIPVRNDVAMTGEITLRGRVLPIGGVRDKLLAAHRGLITKVLMPKENERDLKEVPKVILKDLEIVFVENMDQVLCEALKDVTMETLFCPTADIIPVSKALHKGHEFTSTQ
- a CDS encoding class I SAM-dependent methyltransferase; this encodes MTRPKTRPKPVPGSTDHAPGRRPVLPWPLPALIAWSVCWALFLSLSALQIPVLWSLILATSLGFAAGLRAASAWRKLFISAGFPLSLAASNLGAGLSPWAWLIPLGLLLLLYPMSAWRDAPLFPTPHGILDGLDTIAPLKCTDRILDAGCGLGAGLAELHRVYPVAQLDGLEKSWPLRFLCAWRCPFARVRHADIWKEDWSGYSMVYMFQRPESMGPAAAKARQELSQGSWLVSLEFEAPTLKPVVVLRNRADKPVWVYRMG
- a CDS encoding YqaA family protein gives rise to the protein MKHDSSTSAPTDLAQARATRNPLRKLYYWVLHWAATPYALPALVVLSFAESSFFPVPPDVLLIALCFSTPARWFKLAAWCTAASVVGGLLGYFIGWGLWETVGQPIVRMYHGEAVVEMVRVWYENYGFFGVLVAAVTPIPYKVFTIASGMMSFDLAQFVLASVLGRAMRFFLVAGLIRLYGARIKPFMERHFELAASALVVLAILGFMAIKYLK
- a CDS encoding putative quinol monooxygenase; this translates as MFVVIVDIVIKKEFVENFREAVLRQGENSMSREEGCLGFDILENPEDPSRITLYESYTDAATFYGIHRETPHFTEYARTTAPWVESKSMRALTKIWPKN